In Halopelagius longus, the following proteins share a genomic window:
- the gatC gene encoding Asp-tRNA(Asn)/Glu-tRNA(Gln) amidotransferase subunit GatC — translation MSDTPVDAEEVRHVAELARVNLDEEEVEEFSAQFADILEYFDALDEVPEVDADSDLVNVMRPDEVQDSLDQEEALENAPETEDGFFKGPRVS, via the coding sequence ATGAGCGATACGCCCGTCGACGCCGAGGAAGTGCGGCACGTCGCCGAACTGGCGCGGGTGAACCTCGACGAGGAGGAAGTCGAGGAGTTCTCCGCGCAGTTCGCCGACATCCTCGAATACTTCGACGCTCTCGACGAGGTTCCCGAAGTCGACGCCGACTCGGACCTCGTGAACGTGATGCGGCCCGACGAAGTGCAGGACAGCCTCGACCAGGAGGAGGCGCTGGAAAACGCCCCCGAGACGGAAGACGGCTTCTTCAAAGGACCGCGGGTGTCGTAG
- a CDS encoding DNA-directed RNA polymerase subunit L, with protein sequence MELRVIDKTDEELRMEIAGEDHTFMNVIKGALLETEGVAAATYDVNPEQSGGQTDPILSIKTVDGTDPLDALADASRRVQNMTDDFTTAFEAAL encoded by the coding sequence ATGGAACTGCGGGTCATCGACAAGACGGACGAGGAACTCCGCATGGAGATTGCGGGCGAAGACCACACGTTCATGAACGTCATCAAGGGCGCTCTCCTGGAGACGGAGGGCGTCGCCGCCGCGACGTACGACGTGAACCCCGAGCAGTCGGGCGGTCAGACGGACCCCATCCTCTCTATCAAGACGGTGGACGGCACCGACCCCCTCGACGCCCTCGCGGACGCCTCCCGGCGCGTACAGAACATGACCGACGACTTCACGACGGCCTTCGAGGCCGCACTGTAG
- the purL gene encoding phosphoribosylformylglycinamidine synthase subunit PurL, translating to MSLPDSDYDRITSELGRDPTAAEAELFENLWSEHCAYRSSRPLLSAFSSDGERVVVGPGDDAAVVSLPVHGEDGEEMYITMGIESHNHPSYVDPYDGAATGVGGIVRDTLSMGAYPIALADSLYFGAFDREHSQYLLEGVVEGISDYGNAIGVPTVAGSVEFHENYEGNPLVNVACVGLLDPDRLVTAEAQAAGNKLVLVGNSTGRDGLGGASFASEDLAEDAETEDRPAVQVGDPYTEKLLIEANEELVEANLVQSARDLGAAGLGGASSELVAKGGFGARIDLNRVHQREPNMSALEILLAESQERMVYEVRPEDVEGVEEVAEKYDLGCSVIGEVAEGNYVCTFDESEARSDSDDPSGERSEPRGRETVVDVPPEFLAEGAPMNDLDSVEPETPERNLPDADLREAFESVVASPNTASKRWVYRQYDHEVGLRTTVRPGDDAAVVAVRESGTGVAVSSGANPNWTTCAPYEGARAVALENAANLAAKGATPLAAVDCLNGGNPEKPDVYGGFKGIVDGLADMCRDLSVPVVGGNVSLYNDSVSGPIPPTPTLAMVGTKAGYDAPPLSLSGEGELLVVGEAGGALGGSEYLAQLGGSDAFPSLPENGFDAVAALATVADFDSTLAVHDVSHGGLAVSVAEMVTAEAGADVSVDSLLALFDETPGRAVVETTDGEAVREAFDGVAPVETLGEATDDGRLSLTVGDETLTYDAGEIADLRDVLARELD from the coding sequence ATGAGCCTGCCGGATTCGGACTACGACCGCATCACGTCGGAACTCGGGCGCGACCCGACGGCGGCGGAAGCGGAACTCTTCGAGAACCTCTGGAGCGAGCACTGCGCGTACCGTTCGTCGCGGCCCCTGCTCTCGGCCTTCTCGTCGGACGGCGAGCGAGTCGTCGTCGGCCCCGGCGACGACGCCGCCGTGGTATCCCTCCCCGTCCACGGCGAGGACGGCGAGGAGATGTACATCACGATGGGCATCGAGAGCCACAACCACCCCTCGTACGTGGACCCCTACGACGGCGCGGCGACGGGCGTCGGCGGCATCGTCCGCGACACCCTCTCGATGGGCGCGTACCCAATCGCCCTCGCGGACAGCCTCTACTTCGGCGCGTTCGACCGCGAGCACTCCCAGTACCTGTTGGAGGGCGTCGTCGAGGGCATCTCCGACTACGGCAACGCGATCGGCGTCCCCACCGTCGCCGGGAGCGTGGAGTTCCACGAGAACTACGAGGGCAACCCCCTCGTGAACGTCGCCTGCGTCGGCCTGTTGGACCCCGACCGCCTCGTCACCGCCGAAGCGCAGGCGGCGGGGAACAAACTCGTCCTCGTCGGCAACTCGACGGGCCGAGACGGCCTCGGCGGCGCGTCGTTCGCCAGCGAGGACCTCGCGGAGGACGCCGAAACCGAGGACCGCCCCGCGGTGCAGGTCGGCGACCCCTACACGGAGAAACTCCTCATCGAGGCCAACGAGGAACTCGTCGAGGCGAACCTCGTCCAGTCGGCCCGCGACTTGGGCGCGGCGGGACTCGGCGGCGCGTCCTCCGAACTCGTCGCGAAGGGCGGGTTCGGCGCGCGAATCGACCTGAACCGGGTCCACCAGCGCGAACCGAACATGAGCGCGCTCGAAATCCTGCTCGCGGAGTCCCAAGAGCGCATGGTGTACGAGGTGCGCCCCGAGGACGTCGAGGGCGTCGAGGAGGTAGCCGAGAAGTACGACCTCGGCTGTTCGGTCATCGGCGAAGTCGCGGAGGGCAACTACGTCTGCACGTTCGACGAGAGCGAGGCGCGTAGCGACTCGGACGACCCGAGCGGTGAGCGGAGCGAACCGCGGGGGCGAGAGACCGTCGTGGACGTGCCGCCGGAGTTCCTCGCTGAGGGCGCGCCGATGAACGACTTGGACTCGGTCGAACCGGAGACGCCCGAACGGAACCTGCCGGACGCCGACCTGCGGGAGGCGTTCGAGTCCGTCGTCGCCAGTCCGAACACGGCGTCGAAGCGGTGGGTGTACCGCCAGTACGACCACGAGGTCGGTCTGCGGACGACCGTCCGACCGGGCGACGACGCCGCCGTCGTCGCCGTCCGCGAGTCCGGCACGGGCGTCGCCGTCTCCTCGGGCGCGAACCCCAACTGGACGACGTGTGCGCCGTACGAGGGCGCGCGCGCCGTCGCGTTGGAGAACGCCGCGAACCTCGCCGCGAAGGGGGCGACCCCCCTCGCCGCGGTGGACTGCCTGAACGGCGGGAACCCCGAGAAGCCCGACGTGTACGGCGGGTTCAAAGGTATCGTGGACGGCCTCGCCGACATGTGCCGGGACCTCTCGGTGCCGGTCGTCGGCGGCAACGTCTCGCTGTACAACGACTCCGTCTCCGGCCCGATTCCGCCGACGCCGACGCTGGCGATGGTCGGGACGAAGGCGGGGTACGACGCCCCGCCCCTCTCGCTTTCCGGCGAGGGCGAACTCCTCGTCGTCGGCGAGGCGGGCGGCGCACTCGGCGGGTCGGAGTACCTCGCGCAACTGGGAGGCTCGGACGCCTTCCCGTCGCTTCCGGAGAACGGCTTCGACGCCGTCGCCGCACTCGCCACCGTCGCCGACTTCGACTCGACGCTCGCGGTCCACGACGTGAGCCACGGGGGTCTCGCCGTCTCCGTGGCCGAGATGGTCACCGCGGAAGCGGGCGCGGACGTGTCCGTCGATTCCCTCCTCGCACTGTTCGACGAGACGCCCGGCCGCGCCGTGGTAGAGACGACCGACGGAGAGGCCGTCCGCGAGGCGTTCGACGGCGTCGCGCCGGTCGAAACGCTGGGCGAGGCGACCGACGACGGCCGCCTCTCCCTGACCGTCGGCGACGAGACGCTGACGTACGACGCCGGAGAGATAGCCGACCTGCGGGACGTTCTGGCCCGCGAACTCGACTGA
- a CDS encoding NUDIX hydrolase gives METTRHFTATVYVVADGATALHRHDRLGIRVPPGGHVDRDELPHEAGLREVREETGLDATLVAETPEIDAPGGRALPEPAYTMLYDVNVHEDGRVGHQHIDHVYFARADSREIAPADGEAPPERWDWYTASDLKESDLDADTVQIGLEAIETVDAAEKP, from the coding sequence ATGGAGACGACTCGACACTTCACCGCGACGGTGTACGTCGTCGCGGACGGCGCTACCGCCCTCCACCGCCACGACAGGCTGGGCATCCGCGTCCCGCCGGGCGGGCACGTCGACAGGGACGAACTCCCCCACGAGGCGGGTCTCCGCGAAGTCAGAGAGGAGACGGGACTGGACGCGACGCTCGTCGCGGAGACGCCCGAAATCGACGCCCCCGGCGGTCGGGCGCTCCCCGAACCGGCGTACACGATGCTGTACGACGTGAACGTCCACGAGGACGGCCGCGTCGGCCACCAGCACATCGACCACGTCTACTTCGCGCGCGCCGACTCCCGGGAGATAGCTCCCGCCGACGGCGAGGCACCCCCGGAGCGGTGGGACTGGTACACCGCCTCGGACCTCAAAGAGAGCGACCTCGACGCCGACACGGTACAGATAGGGCTCGAAGCCATCGAAACGGTCGACGCGGCGGAGAAACCGTAG
- a CDS encoding PHP domain-containing protein, whose amino-acid sequence MLRVELHAHSSLSYDGRDPVELLLEQARAVGLDALAVTDHDEIDASLKAADVAEEYGLVGIPGAEITSAAGHVLALGIEELIPAGLSFDETLDRIRQQGGTAVVPHPFQSSRHGVAPHVTRAQLASADAIEIYNSRLFTGLANRQAERFATARGLPMTAGSDAHISEMVGQAVTEVGTDTRTADAILDAIEAGRTSVIGKKTPWRISLQQFGGGVKRRIVRGVADFL is encoded by the coding sequence GTGTTACGGGTCGAGTTGCACGCGCATTCGTCGCTCTCGTACGACGGGCGCGACCCCGTCGAACTCCTCTTAGAGCAAGCGAGGGCGGTCGGGTTGGACGCTCTCGCCGTCACCGACCACGACGAGATAGACGCGAGTCTGAAAGCCGCCGACGTCGCCGAGGAGTACGGCCTCGTCGGCATCCCCGGCGCGGAGATAACCTCCGCGGCCGGGCACGTCCTCGCGTTGGGCATCGAGGAGTTGATTCCCGCCGGTCTCTCCTTCGACGAGACGCTCGACCGAATCCGACAGCAGGGCGGCACCGCCGTCGTTCCGCACCCGTTTCAGTCCTCGCGGCACGGCGTCGCGCCGCACGTCACCCGCGCGCAACTGGCCTCGGCGGACGCCATCGAGATATACAACTCGCGGCTGTTCACCGGGCTGGCGAACCGGCAGGCCGAACGGTTCGCCACGGCCCGCGGACTGCCGATGACCGCCGGGAGCGACGCGCACATAAGCGAGATGGTCGGGCAAGCGGTGACCGAAGTGGGGACCGACACGCGCACCGCCGACGCCATCTTGGACGCCATCGAAGCCGGACGGACGAGCGTCATCGGCAAGAAGACGCCGTGGCGCATCTCGCTCCAACAGTTCGGCGGCGGCGTCAAGCGGCGCATCGTCCGCGGCGTCGCCGACTTCCTCTGA
- a CDS encoding asparagine synthase C-terminal domain-containing protein → MSRLRGADERTVGDAIATGDPLPGTAGFAGEVDGRLVRDVLGRQPLFYEASEPATWSFDRRDLTDPVSLPAGVVRPVDAGADADSPENGGDEPTWTLPNPDPYEDREAGLDAVRAAVTESVESVDSAGLAVAFSGGVDSAVVAAGVPDAPCYVAGFEGSHDVTAAREAAAAMDRDLRVVELTHDDLREAVPELVSVLGRTNPMDLQIVLPLYLVARRAAEDGFDRLAVGQGADELFGGYAKVQKAPEDPRVEADTVRGAAREMVLTLPEQLERDVLALRAAGVEPVAPLLHDRVIEAALPLPGELLVDGETRKVALRETARTLVPASVAAADKKAVQYGTYAARELDRLARRAGFKRRMDDHVEKYVTSLVGDGDDER, encoded by the coding sequence ATGTCCCGACTCCGCGGCGCGGACGAACGGACCGTCGGAGACGCGATAGCGACGGGCGACCCCCTCCCCGGAACCGCCGGGTTCGCGGGCGAGGTGGACGGCCGCCTCGTTCGGGACGTTCTGGGCCGCCAACCGCTCTTCTACGAGGCCTCCGAGCCCGCGACGTGGAGTTTCGACCGCCGGGACCTGACGGACCCCGTCTCCCTCCCGGCGGGCGTCGTCCGTCCGGTAGACGCGGGCGCCGACGCCGACTCGCCGGAAAACGGCGGAGACGAACCGACGTGGACGCTCCCGAACCCGGACCCCTACGAGGACCGCGAGGCGGGACTCGACGCGGTTCGGGCGGCCGTCACCGAGTCCGTCGAGTCAGTCGATTCGGCGGGACTGGCCGTCGCCTTCTCCGGCGGCGTCGACTCCGCCGTCGTCGCCGCGGGCGTCCCCGACGCGCCGTGTTACGTCGCCGGGTTCGAGGGGAGTCACGACGTGACCGCCGCCCGCGAGGCGGCCGCGGCGATGGACCGCGACCTGCGCGTCGTCGAACTGACCCACGACGACCTGCGGGAGGCGGTGCCCGAACTCGTCTCCGTCCTCGGGCGGACGAACCCGATGGACCTCCAAATCGTCCTGCCCCTCTACCTCGTCGCGCGGCGCGCCGCCGAGGACGGCTTCGACCGACTCGCGGTCGGTCAGGGCGCGGACGAACTGTTCGGCGGGTACGCGAAGGTGCAGAAGGCCCCCGAAGACCCGCGGGTCGAGGCCGACACCGTCCGCGGCGCGGCCCGCGAGATGGTGCTGACGCTCCCCGAGCAGTTGGAACGCGACGTTCTGGCCCTCCGGGCCGCGGGCGTCGAACCCGTCGCGCCCCTCCTCCACGACCGGGTGATCGAGGCGGCGCTTCCGCTCCCGGGCGAGTTACTGGTCGACGGCGAGACGCGGAAAGTCGCGCTCCGCGAGACGGCGCGGACGCTAGTTCCGGCGTCCGTCGCCGCGGCCGACAAGAAGGCCGTCCAGTACGGGACGTACGCCGCGCGGGAACTCGACCGCCTCGCGCGGCGGGCGGGGTTCAAGCGGCGGATGGACGACCACGTCGAGAAGTACGTGACGTCGCTCGTCGGCGACGGCGACGACGAACGGTAG
- a CDS encoding glycoside hydrolase family 13 protein: protein MPQYDRAWWKEAVVYQIYPRSFNDSNGDGVGDIPGIVEKLDYLEELGVDVIWLNPVYESPGVDNGYDIADYRSINERYGTMADWEELLAGLHERGMRLIMDLVVNHTSDEHEWFQRSRSSTDSEYRDYYIWREGRSLEEAGVSAAEFDPADYHLPRGVYELPPNDWESFFGGSAWTYDEETGEWYLHLFDEKQPDLNWQNEAVRETIYEMMEWWLQKGIDGFRMDVINLISKPEGLPNGEDSDAIVRGADQFVNGPNVHDYVAEMHDRVISNYDAMTVGEMAEVSVEEAKKFNEDGMSMVFNFDHLRLDFGPEGDRWSRGEWTVDGLRETLTEWQEGLEGDGWNSLHFNNHDEPRMVSRFGDDEEYRRESAKLLATLLLTLKGTPFMYQGEEIGMQNYPFESLTEVRDVDTLNNVRVARQRGRLESEEEILDLVQYRSRDNARTPMQWHDDEHAGFTDGDPWMPVNPNYTEVNVAAARRDEESVRRYYRHLLSVRDEHDVFVYGDYVLHPTDHDRVWAYSRVAPDAELFVVLNFSSAATTYVPPANVVGEAELLVGNYDNPIGRINDTLDMRPWEARVYLLDDPVTV from the coding sequence ATGCCGCAGTACGACCGCGCGTGGTGGAAGGAGGCGGTCGTCTACCAGATATACCCGCGGAGTTTCAACGATTCGAACGGGGACGGCGTCGGGGACATCCCCGGCATCGTCGAGAAACTCGACTACCTCGAGGAGTTGGGCGTCGACGTAATCTGGCTCAACCCCGTCTATGAGTCCCCCGGCGTCGATAACGGGTACGACATCGCCGACTATCGCTCCATCAACGAACGGTACGGCACGATGGCCGACTGGGAGGAACTGCTGGCCGGCCTCCACGAACGCGGCATGCGCCTCATCATGGACCTCGTGGTGAACCACACCTCCGACGAACACGAGTGGTTCCAGCGCTCCCGGTCCTCGACGGATTCCGAGTACCGCGACTACTACATCTGGCGGGAGGGGCGGTCGCTCGAAGAGGCGGGCGTCTCCGCCGCCGAGTTCGACCCCGCCGACTACCACCTCCCGCGGGGGGTGTACGAACTGCCGCCGAACGACTGGGAGTCGTTCTTCGGCGGGTCGGCGTGGACGTACGACGAGGAGACGGGCGAGTGGTACCTCCACCTGTTCGACGAGAAGCAACCGGACCTCAACTGGCAGAACGAGGCGGTGCGCGAGACGATCTACGAGATGATGGAGTGGTGGTTGCAGAAGGGTATCGACGGCTTCCGGATGGACGTCATCAACCTCATCTCCAAGCCCGAGGGCCTCCCGAACGGCGAGGACTCGGACGCCATCGTCCGCGGCGCGGATCAGTTCGTCAACGGACCGAACGTCCACGACTACGTCGCGGAGATGCACGACCGGGTCATCTCGAACTACGACGCGATGACCGTCGGCGAGATGGCCGAAGTCTCCGTCGAGGAGGCCAAGAAGTTCAACGAGGACGGCATGAGCATGGTGTTCAACTTCGACCACCTCCGACTCGACTTCGGCCCCGAGGGCGACCGGTGGTCGAGGGGCGAGTGGACCGTAGACGGCCTCCGCGAGACGCTGACGGAGTGGCAGGAGGGACTCGAAGGCGACGGGTGGAACTCGCTTCACTTCAACAACCACGACGAACCGCGGATGGTCTCTCGGTTCGGCGACGACGAGGAGTACCGCCGCGAGTCGGCGAAGCTCCTCGCGACCCTCCTTCTGACGCTGAAGGGGACCCCGTTCATGTACCAAGGCGAAGAGATCGGGATGCAGAACTACCCCTTCGAGTCGCTGACGGAGGTGCGCGACGTCGACACCCTGAACAACGTCCGGGTGGCCCGCCAGCGCGGCCGCCTCGAATCCGAGGAGGAGATTCTGGACCTCGTCCAGTACCGCTCCCGCGACAACGCGCGGACGCCGATGCAGTGGCACGACGACGAACACGCGGGGTTCACCGACGGCGACCCGTGGATGCCGGTGAACCCGAACTACACGGAGGTCAACGTCGCCGCGGCGCGACGCGACGAGGAGTCGGTCCGGCGGTACTACCGACATCTCCTCTCCGTGCGCGACGAACACGACGTGTTCGTCTACGGCGACTACGTCCTCCACCCGACGGACCACGACCGAGTGTGGGCGTACTCTCGGGTCGCGCCCGACGCGGAACTGTTCGTCGTCCTCAACTTTTCGAGCGCGGCGACGACGTACGTCCCGCCAGCCAACGTGGTCGGCGAGGCGGAACTGCTCGTCGGCAACTACGACAACCCCATCGGACGGATAAACGACACGCTCGACATGCGTCCGTGGGAGGCGCGGGTGTACCTCCTCGACGACCCGGTGACGGTGTGA
- a CDS encoding transcription initiation factor IIB: MTDSVRSFTSERARARERDNETEETQEGDDEQLRCPECGSENLVTDNEHGETVCDECGLVVEEDEIDHGPEWRAFDSREKDEKSRVGAPTTNMMHDKGLSTNIGWQNKDAYGKSLSSRQREKMQRLRTWNERFRTRDSKERNLKQALGEIDRMASALGLPENVRETASVIYRRALNDDLLPGRSIEGVATAALYAAARQAGTPRSLDEITNVSRVGKDEIARTYRYVVRELKLQIKPADPEQYVPRFASELDLSDESERRARQLLKNAKQKGVHSGKSPVGLAAAAVYAASLLTNEKVTQSQVSDVASISEVTIRNRYHELLEAEEQLSMP, from the coding sequence ATGACTGACAGCGTCCGAAGCTTCACGTCTGAGCGCGCACGCGCGCGCGAGCGTGACAACGAGACGGAGGAGACGCAAGAGGGCGACGACGAGCAACTGCGCTGCCCCGAGTGCGGTTCGGAGAACCTCGTCACGGACAACGAACACGGAGAGACTGTCTGTGACGAGTGCGGCCTCGTCGTCGAAGAAGACGAGATAGACCACGGCCCCGAGTGGCGCGCCTTCGATTCCCGGGAGAAAGACGAGAAGTCCCGCGTCGGCGCGCCGACGACGAACATGATGCACGACAAGGGGCTCTCGACCAACATCGGGTGGCAGAACAAAGACGCCTACGGGAAGTCGCTGTCCTCGCGCCAGCGCGAGAAGATGCAGCGCCTCCGGACGTGGAACGAGCGGTTCCGCACCCGCGACTCCAAGGAGCGCAACCTGAAGCAGGCGCTCGGCGAGATAGACCGCATGGCCTCGGCGCTCGGCCTGCCCGAGAACGTCCGCGAGACCGCCTCGGTCATCTACCGCCGCGCGCTCAACGACGACCTGCTACCGGGACGTTCCATCGAGGGCGTCGCGACGGCGGCGCTGTACGCCGCGGCGCGGCAGGCGGGCACCCCGCGCTCGCTCGACGAGATTACCAACGTCTCCCGCGTCGGCAAAGACGAAATCGCGCGGACGTACCGCTACGTCGTCCGCGAACTGAAGTTGCAGATAAAGCCCGCCGACCCGGAGCAGTACGTCCCGCGGTTCGCCTCGGAACTCGACCTCTCGGACGAGTCCGAACGCCGCGCGCGGCAGTTGCTGAAGAACGCAAAGCAGAAGGGCGTCCACTCGGGCAAGTCGCCGGTCGGCCTCGCGGCCGCCGCCGTCTACGCCGCGTCGCTTCTGACGAACGAGAAGGTGACGCAGAGTCAGGTCAGCGACGTGGCGAGCATCTCGGAGGTCACCATCCGCAACCGCTACCACGAGCTTCTCGAAGCCGAAGAACAGCTCTCGATGCCGTAG
- the hisF gene encoding imidazole glycerol phosphate synthase subunit HisF — protein MLTKRIIPCIDVDLDEDGEPAVYTGVNFEDLEYTGDPVEMAKAYNRAGADEFVFLDITASSEGRETMLDTVSQVADEVFIPLTVGGGIRTREDIKETLRAGADKVSINTAALQNPSLVNEGARAFGSQCIVISVDARRRFDEEGEHYERVDGESCWFECTVKGGREGTGVDVVEWAREAASRGAGELFVNSIDADGTKDGYDIPLTRAVCENVSTPVIASSGCGGPEDMYEVFTEAGADAGLAASIFHFGDYSIEETKRYLADRDIPIRF, from the coding sequence ATGCTCACGAAGCGAATCATCCCCTGCATCGACGTCGATTTGGACGAAGACGGCGAGCCCGCGGTGTACACCGGCGTCAACTTCGAGGACTTGGAGTACACCGGCGACCCGGTGGAGATGGCGAAGGCGTACAACCGCGCCGGGGCCGACGAGTTCGTCTTCCTCGACATCACCGCCTCCTCGGAGGGTCGCGAGACGATGCTCGACACCGTCTCGCAGGTGGCCGACGAGGTGTTCATCCCCCTGACCGTCGGCGGCGGCATCCGCACCCGCGAGGACATCAAAGAGACGCTCCGCGCCGGGGCGGACAAGGTGTCTATCAACACCGCGGCGCTCCAGAACCCCTCGCTCGTGAACGAGGGCGCGCGGGCGTTCGGCAGTCAGTGCATCGTCATCTCCGTGGACGCCCGCCGCCGGTTCGACGAGGAGGGCGAGCACTACGAACGGGTCGACGGCGAGTCCTGTTGGTTCGAGTGCACCGTCAAGGGCGGCCGCGAGGGAACCGGCGTGGACGTGGTGGAGTGGGCCCGGGAGGCGGCGTCCCGCGGCGCGGGCGAACTGTTCGTCAACTCCATCGACGCCGACGGTACGAAGGACGGGTACGACATCCCCCTGACGCGGGCCGTCTGCGAGAACGTCTCGACGCCCGTCATCGCCTCCTCGGGGTGCGGCGGCCCCGAGGACATGTACGAAGTGTTCACCGAGGCGGGCGCGGACGCCGGACTCGCGGCCTCCATCTTCCACTTCGGGGACTACTCGATAGAGGAGACGAAGCGGTACCTCGCCGACAGGGATATTCCGATTCGCTTCTGA
- a CDS encoding alpha-glucosidase, translated as MTDANHAREGGDGVLPNGEQRRWWKEAVVYQIYPRSFNDSNGDGVGDIPGIVEKLDYLEELGVDVIWLNPVYESPHADNGYDIADYRSINEQYGTMADWEELLSGLHERDMRLIMDLVVNHTSDEHEWFERSRSSKDSEYRDYYIWREGRNAEDVDGPVPAIGPEGEAPPNDWRSLFGGPAWAYDEKTGEWYLHLFDPKQPDLNWRNEAVREDIYEMMEWWLRKGIDGFRMDVINLISKPEGLPNVGSETTTVELVANGPNVHEYISEMRDAVLDRDHLTVGEMVGPEMPMEEARRYVTPGPEGDGLSMLFHFEHVVLDRGELMWDVEEWSLTDLKRVFDRWQEGLESEGWNALYLNNHDQPRMVSRFGNDGEYRRESAKLLGTLLHTLQGTPYVYQGEELGMTNYPFSSFDEFRDVATLNRVRRAQKTGEIASFEEVKRGLRNNSRDNARTPMQWSDDRHAGFTDGDPWIAVNSNYSHVNVEDEQRDSESVWHYYRRLFELRDEHDVVAYGDYEPYLRDHERLWLYTRSLGAETLFVTLNFASEPTAFEVPDAVADAVGRAGMGEAEATGANPDVLLANYDVSEAQADSITEGSVELRPWEARVYRL; from the coding sequence GTGACCGACGCCAACCACGCCCGCGAGGGGGGCGACGGCGTCCTCCCGAACGGCGAACAGAGGCGGTGGTGGAAGGAGGCGGTCGTCTACCAGATTTATCCGCGGAGTTTCAACGATTCGAACGGGGACGGCGTCGGGGACATCCCCGGTATCGTCGAGAAACTCGACTACCTCGAGGAACTCGGGGTGGACGTAATCTGGCTCAACCCCGTCTACGAGTCGCCGCACGCCGACAACGGGTACGACATCGCCGACTACCGCTCCATCAACGAACAGTACGGCACGATGGCCGACTGGGAGGAACTCCTTTCGGGACTCCACGAACGCGACATGCGTCTCATCATGGACCTCGTGGTGAACCACACCTCCGACGAACACGAGTGGTTCGAACGCTCCCGGTCTTCGAAGGATTCGGAGTACCGCGACTACTACATCTGGCGCGAAGGGCGAAACGCGGAGGACGTAGACGGCCCCGTCCCCGCAATCGGCCCCGAGGGCGAAGCGCCGCCGAACGACTGGCGGTCGCTGTTCGGCGGCCCCGCGTGGGCGTACGACGAGAAGACCGGCGAGTGGTACCTCCACCTGTTCGACCCCAAGCAACCGGACCTCAACTGGCGCAACGAGGCGGTGCGCGAGGACATCTACGAGATGATGGAGTGGTGGTTGCGGAAGGGTATCGACGGCTTCCGGATGGACGTCATCAACCTCATCTCCAAGCCCGAGGGCCTCCCGAACGTCGGGTCGGAGACGACGACGGTCGAACTGGTGGCGAACGGGCCGAACGTCCACGAGTACATCTCGGAGATGCGCGACGCCGTCTTGGACCGCGACCACCTCACCGTCGGCGAGATGGTCGGCCCGGAGATGCCGATGGAGGAGGCGCGGCGGTACGTCACCCCCGGCCCCGAGGGCGACGGCCTCTCGATGCTGTTTCACTTCGAGCACGTCGTCCTCGATAGGGGCGAGTTGATGTGGGACGTAGAAGAGTGGAGCCTCACCGACCTGAAACGCGTCTTCGACCGGTGGCAGGAGGGGCTCGAATCGGAGGGGTGGAACGCGCTGTACCTCAACAACCACGACCAACCGCGGATGGTGTCGCGGTTCGGAAACGACGGGGAGTACCGCCGCGAGTCGGCGAAACTCCTCGGGACGCTCCTGCACACGCTTCAGGGGACGCCGTACGTCTATCAGGGCGAGGAGTTGGGGATGACCAACTACCCGTTCTCCTCGTTCGACGAGTTCCGCGACGTGGCGACGCTCAACCGCGTCCGCCGCGCCCAGAAGACGGGCGAGATAGCGTCCTTCGAGGAGGTGAAACGCGGCCTGCGGAACAACAGTCGCGACAACGCCCGGACGCCGATGCAGTGGAGCGACGACCGCCACGCGGGGTTCACCGACGGCGACCCGTGGATAGCCGTGAACTCTAACTACTCGCACGTCAACGTGGAAGACGAACAGCGCGACTCGGAGTCGGTGTGGCACTACTACCGGCGACTGTTCGAACTCAGGGACGAACACGACGTCGTCGCCTACGGGGATTACGAACCGTACTTGCGGGACCACGAACGACTGTGGCTCTACACCCGGTCGCTCGGGGCGGAGACGCTGTTCGTGACGCTCAACTTCGCCAGCGAACCGACCGCGTTCGAGGTACCCGACGCCGTCGCCGACGCAGTCGGACGCGCCGGGATGGGGGAGGCGGAGGCGACGGGGGCGAACCCGGACGTGCTCTTGGCCAACTACGACGTTTCGGAGGCGCAGGCCGACTCCATCACCGAGGGGTCGGTCGAACTCCGTCCGTGGGAGGCGCGTGTGTACCGGCTCTGA
- a CDS encoding DUF7550 family protein — protein MTDHGHAPAEHDEGEEPGRTTAPMQAFSMGQVTTGFLVLAVGLAVVFGLPLLL, from the coding sequence ATGACCGACCACGGCCACGCGCCCGCCGAACACGACGAGGGAGAGGAACCGGGACGTACGACCGCGCCGATGCAGGCGTTCTCGATGGGACAGGTCACCACCGGCTTCCTCGTCCTCGCCGTCGGCCTCGCGGTCGTCTTCGGCCTCCCCCTTCTCCTGTAG